One Spinacia oleracea cultivar Varoflay chromosome 4, BTI_SOV_V1, whole genome shotgun sequence DNA segment encodes these proteins:
- the LOC110782701 gene encoding protein trichome birefringence-like 37 yields MECKFALLAFSCLLLQQCVAYNVEDSTTLEVPKLNKSTSYCNVFQGSWVYDDAYNPYYNSSTCSSLIKEFDCLSNGRPDQHYLKYKWKPSDCDLPRFDGQDFVTRFTGKKIMFVGDSLSLDQWQSLTCMLQTALPHSTHKFTVKHGLSIFTIMEYNISVMMYRTPYFVDVVSEKIGRVLKLDSIKNGNAWKGMDVIIFNSWHWWVHKGSTSQGWDYIQKGKKIYKDMDRLTAYKYGLTTWSKWVNSYAKNSQVFFQGISPTHYRSQEWNTSTGNCKGETTPISGSTYPTGLPEPVGVVKEILSSMSTKVTLLDITTLSQLRKDGHPSIYGLDGNQGNDCSHWCLPGVPDTWNELLSALLVSQPKKRLLFNQL; encoded by the exons ATGGAGTGCAAATTTGCTTTATTAGCTTTTTCTTGTTTACTTTTGCAACAATGTGTAGCTTATAATGTGGAGGATTCAACAACATTGGAGGTTCCAAAATTGAATAAATCAACAAGTTATTGTAATGTTTTTCAAGGTAGTTGGGTGTATGATGATGCTTATAATCCATATTATAACTCATCTACTTGTTCATCACTCATCAAAGAATTTGATTGCTTAAGCAACGGACGCCCCGATCAACATTACCTCAAATATAAGTGGAAGCCTAGCGATTGCGATTTGCCAAG ATTCGATGGTCAAGATTTTGTGACAAGGTTCACGGGTAAGAAGATAATGTTCGTGGGAGATTCCTTAAGCCTTGATCAATGGCAGTCATTAACATGCATGTTGCAAACTGCCCTGCCACATTCTACTCACAAGTTCACAGTCAAGCACGGCCTCTCTATATTTACAATAATG GAGTACAACATTTCCGTGATGATGTATAGAACCCCATATTTTGTTGATGTAGTAAGTGAAAAGATAGGGAGGGTGCTAAAGCTTGATTCTATCAAAAATGGAAATGCTTGGAAAGGGATGGACGTTATCATCTTCAACAGTTGGCATTGGTGGGTCCATAAAGGAAGCACCAGTCAAGG ATGGGATTACATACAGAAGGGTAAGAAGATATATAAAGACATGGATCGTTTGACTGCTTATAAATATGGATTGACAACTTGGTCTAAGTGGGTTAACAGCTATGCTAAGAACTCTCAAGTTTTCTTTCAAGGCATCTCCCCAACTCACTACAG ATCTCAAGAGTGGAACACGAGTACTGGAAATTGTAAAGGAGAAACGACACCGATATCAGGATCAACATATCCGACAGGCTTACCGGAACCGGTAGGAGTAGTAAAAGAAATATTGAGTAGCATGTCAACAAAGGTTACGTTACTAGACATTACAACATTGTCTCAACTAAGAAAAGATGGACATCCTTCAATTTATGGGTTGGATGGAAACCAAGGAAATGATTGCTCCCATTGGTGTCTTCCTGGTGTCCCTGATACTTGGAATGAACTCTTGTCTGCTCTTCTTGTTTCTCAACCTAAGAAAAGGTTGTTATTCAACCAACTATGA